Proteins encoded together in one Chryseobacterium sp. G0201 window:
- a CDS encoding NAD(P)H-dependent oxidoreductase has product MNYLEALSRRYSVKKFNNEIIPQETLHNILESGKLSASSLGLQPYKIIVVESEEMKQKLIPAFYNPSQISTCSHLIVIISKKTIGESYIQGYFNHISEVRDVPLENLDLFKNSINQHINRQNNDEIFNWAEKQSYIVLANLMYAAAIENIDTCPMEGFRQDLIEEILNIDPETEKVTVTLALGYRSEEDHFQHMKKVRKPNEKLFKFI; this is encoded by the coding sequence ATGAATTATTTGGAAGCTTTAAGCAGAAGATATTCTGTAAAGAAATTTAACAACGAAATCATTCCTCAGGAAACCCTTCACAACATTCTTGAGTCAGGAAAGCTGTCTGCAAGTTCTCTTGGTCTCCAACCCTACAAAATCATCGTGGTGGAGAGTGAAGAGATGAAGCAAAAATTAATTCCGGCATTTTACAACCCATCACAAATTTCTACATGCTCTCATCTTATTGTCATTATTTCAAAAAAGACAATTGGAGAAAGCTATATTCAAGGTTATTTTAATCATATTTCTGAGGTACGAGATGTTCCGTTAGAGAACCTCGATCTTTTCAAAAACAGTATCAATCAACATATTAACAGACAAAACAATGATGAAATTTTCAACTGGGCAGAAAAACAGTCTTATATAGTTTTAGCAAACTTAATGTATGCTGCGGCTATCGAAAATATTGACACCTGCCCCATGGAAGGCTTCCGCCAGGATCTGATTGAAGAAATTCTAAACATCGATCCTGAAACAGAAAAAGTGACTGTCACTCTGGCATTAGGTTACCGTTCTGAGGAAGATCATTTCCAACACATGAAAAAAGTAAGAAAACCAAACGAAAAATTGTTTAAATTTATTTAA
- a CDS encoding T9SS type B sorting domain-containing protein: MKKTLLTYFYIILLCLSGKMFSQTYQLTGNPIVTTGWDLVSSANIAGGDFVQLTADQGGLYGAIKLAAPINLKYCDKWKVEFDFRIDGNGTTAFGRGDGFTFWYLANPPAGFVSGGGLGIPANANGLMVGFDIFNNTTEGQMSKVHVLYGTNNGLNNNIEYNTTPGSTFHSPDLIATQPFVGPTYKHVEVNGETDPANPANWLIKIRIDGVLITDQSFAPSGGAIGMTTGYFGFSAATGGASARHSIKNAKIFIDKVPILTNTITPFVCVNPATGTGTVDLTSYNTQFVANPANYIITYFGPGGVPITNPTNFPYSGNTTITVVVKDPSSTLCDNGDGVIQLNPTPFAAVDKTLTGCNNNNAGVAIFDLTTAAVTTVAGVTKQFYPTLADLNAGTNEILNPTTYSSAPGFIYVKVTTPQGCVSNAKITLNHFAVVTVNDTTLRACFIETNPSTGLFNLTNASVTTQGGITKKYYPSLADAQNGTNEISATAAAAYIAPNGVVYIKVINGNGCYAIAKVTLIVIAPVYSTVLKDKTICMEDKTTLDAGPGFSSYQWSTGATTQSISNVGVGTYWVKIKTGDCIATQKVTIFPAEQPVITNVDISSTTITINVMGGTPAYQYSMDNINWQDSNIFKNVPRGDNKVYVKDAYDCEPIDITIVVPNIINVITPNGDGINDAIDYSALANKKNLVFNVFDRYGAKIHQGDKSTRYRWDGTIAGRKVPTGSYWYSVTWNENDKKNTPFKYSGWVLVKNRD; this comes from the coding sequence ATGAAAAAAACTTTACTCACTTATTTTTACATCATTTTACTATGCTTGTCTGGAAAAATGTTTTCACAGACTTATCAGCTTACAGGAAACCCAATAGTAACCACTGGATGGGACTTGGTCTCAAGCGCCAACATTGCTGGTGGTGATTTTGTACAGCTCACTGCAGATCAGGGAGGCCTTTATGGCGCAATAAAACTGGCAGCTCCCATAAATTTGAAATATTGCGACAAATGGAAAGTGGAATTCGATTTCAGAATCGATGGAAACGGAACTACTGCATTCGGAAGAGGAGACGGATTTACTTTCTGGTACCTTGCCAACCCTCCGGCAGGATTTGTATCAGGAGGAGGACTTGGAATTCCTGCAAACGCCAATGGTCTTATGGTAGGTTTTGATATTTTTAACAACACTACTGAAGGGCAAATGAGTAAGGTTCACGTTTTATACGGAACAAACAACGGCCTTAATAATAACATTGAATATAATACGACTCCTGGAAGTACTTTCCATTCTCCGGATCTTATCGCAACTCAGCCGTTTGTAGGACCAACTTACAAACACGTTGAAGTAAATGGAGAAACAGATCCAGCAAATCCTGCAAACTGGCTTATCAAAATCAGAATCGACGGTGTATTAATTACCGATCAATCGTTTGCACCATCAGGAGGAGCAATAGGGATGACAACCGGATATTTCGGATTTTCAGCAGCAACAGGGGGTGCCAGTGCAAGGCACTCAATTAAAAATGCAAAAATTTTCATCGATAAAGTTCCAATTTTAACAAATACGATTACTCCTTTTGTATGCGTAAACCCTGCAACAGGAACGGGAACAGTTGATTTAACATCATACAACACTCAATTTGTAGCAAATCCTGCCAATTATATTATCACCTATTTTGGACCTGGCGGAGTACCTATTACAAACCCTACCAACTTTCCATATTCAGGGAATACAACGATAACCGTAGTTGTTAAAGATCCATCATCTACATTATGCGATAACGGTGATGGTGTCATTCAATTAAACCCCACTCCTTTCGCAGCGGTTGACAAAACGTTAACTGGATGTAATAACAATAATGCCGGTGTAGCAATATTCGATCTTACAACAGCTGCTGTAACAACGGTTGCCGGAGTAACTAAGCAATTCTATCCTACATTAGCAGACCTAAACGCGGGGACCAACGAAATTCTAAACCCAACTACATATTCTTCTGCTCCAGGTTTTATATATGTAAAAGTAACGACTCCTCAAGGTTGTGTATCTAATGCAAAAATTACATTAAATCATTTCGCGGTTGTAACAGTGAATGACACAACATTAAGAGCCTGTTTCATTGAAACAAATCCTTCAACAGGTTTATTTAATCTTACTAATGCTTCTGTAACAACACAGGGAGGAATTACTAAAAAATATTATCCATCTTTAGCCGATGCACAAAACGGTACAAATGAAATCAGCGCCACAGCGGCAGCTGCATATATCGCTCCAAATGGCGTAGTTTACATTAAAGTAATAAACGGAAACGGATGTTATGCGATAGCAAAAGTAACATTAATCGTAATTGCTCCGGTTTATTCAACTGTTTTGAAGGATAAAACAATATGTATGGAAGACAAAACCACCTTGGATGCAGGGCCTGGATTTAGTTCATATCAATGGAGCACAGGAGCAACCACTCAATCTATCAGCAATGTTGGAGTTGGAACCTATTGGGTGAAAATTAAAACAGGAGATTGTATAGCAACTCAAAAAGTAACAATTTTCCCTGCAGAACAGCCTGTTATTACTAATGTTGATATTTCAAGCACAACAATTACGATCAATGTGATGGGAGGAACTCCGGCTTATCAATATTCAATGGATAATATTAACTGGCAGGATTCTAACATCTTTAAAAATGTGCCGAGAGGCGATAATAAAGTCTATGTAAAAGATGCTTACGATTGTGAGCCTATCGACATCACGATTGTTGTTCCGAATATTATTAATGTAATCACTCCAAACGGAGACGGAATAAATGACGCTATTGATTATTCTGCATTAGCTAATAAGAAAAATCTTGTGTTTAATGTATTCGACAGATACGGAGCTAAGATCCATCAAGGCGACAAATCCACAAGATACAGATGGGATGGAACCATCGCAGGAAGAAAAGTTCCTACAGGAAGCTACTGGTATTCTGTAACATGGAATGAAAATGACAAGAAAAACACGCCTTTCAAATATTCAGGTTGGGTATTGGTTAAGAACAGAGATTAA